The following coding sequences are from one Candidatus Borkfalkia ceftriaxoniphila window:
- a CDS encoding FeoA family protein, which produces MNVTDLKKGEEAKVLGLELSADLRERLKMLNVYAGAGVRLVKVAPFGAGYLLSAGSIRLAVGKSIARNIFVEREEQK; this is translated from the coding sequence ATGAACGTGACTGATCTGAAAAAGGGCGAAGAGGCAAAAGTTCTGGGGCTGGAACTTTCCGCCGACCTTCGCGAACGGCTGAAAATGCTCAACGTATATGCTGGCGCGGGCGTGCGTCTCGTCAAGGTAGCGCCGTTCGGCGCGGGGTATCTTCTGTCCGCTGGCAGTATCCGCCTCGCGGTGGGCAAGAGCATCGCACGAAATATCTTTGTCGAGCGGGAGGAACAAAAGTAA